Proteins from a genomic interval of Gopherus evgoodei ecotype Sinaloan lineage chromosome 7, rGopEvg1_v1.p, whole genome shotgun sequence:
- the LRTM1 gene encoding leucine-rich repeat and transmembrane domain-containing protein 1 — protein sequence MKGDLLLVSSIIVLMHMVCGCPEKCLCHQTSKTVDCRNQGLVEIPSHVPPETLILQLQNNHIWRINENAFSEIPLLKILDLSNNSVSNLSSGAFQGLRYLQVLNLTKNLIHYLENKTFSSLPQLKELDLSSNSILNLPETLGNNTGNITLLSVKYNKLQRLDRILLESLPNLKVVLFKNNPWQCTCHVIGLKLWLESFLYRGGISDGIICSTPENRKGKDLLKVPYEMYGTCPPTVAHVHLANIHHHSSEHRSSLKHTHHNENGESSHSDCEPKPKPRPVSLRHAIATVVITGVVCGIVCLMMLAAAVYGCAYAAITAKYHREHLAPVTAQGSPEEKEPFDSSLA from the exons ATGAAAG GTGACTTGCTTTTGGTTTCAAGTATCATTGTACTAATGCATATGGTATGTGGATGCCCCGAAAAGTGCCTATGTCATCAAACTTCAAAGACAGTGGACTGCAGGAATCAAGGACTTGTTGAAATTCCCTCCCACGTACCACCTGAAACTCTAATATTACAGTTGCAGAATAACCATATTTGGAGAATCAATGAAAATGCATTCAGTGAAATCCCTTTGCTCAAAATTTTAGACTTGTCTAATAATTCTGTTTCAAATTTGTCATCGGGTGCTTTCCAAGGACTACGATACCTACAGGTTCTAAACCTAACCAAGAACTTGATTCATTACCTAGAAAACAAGACTTTCAGTTCCCTCCCTCAATTAAAAGAACTGGATTTGTCCTCCAACAGTATATTAAATTTGCCTGAAACTCTAGGAAATAATACAGGGAATATAACTTTATTGTCTGTTAAGTATAACAAGCTTCAAAGACTGGACAGAATTCTGCTGGAATCCCTCCCAAATCTGAAAGTTGTTCTTTTCAAGAATAATCCATGGCAATGCACTTGTCATGTCATTGGCCTTAAACTGTGGCTAGAGAGCTTTTTATACAGAG GAGGAATAAGTGATGGCATTATATGCTCAACACCAGAAAATCGGAAGGGAAAGGACCTCCTCAAAGTTCCTTATGAGATGTACGGGACATGCCCTCCCACAGTGGCTCATGTTCATCTGGCTAATATTCATCACCATAGCTCTGAGCACAGAAGTTCTCTGAAGCATACTCATCACAATGAAAATGGAGAAAGTAGCCATTCAGACTGTGAACCTAAACCGAAGCCAAGGCCAGTTAGTTTGCGTCATGCAATCGCCACTGTAGTAATAACTGGAGTTGTCTGTGGAATCGTGTGTCTAATGATGTTGGCAGCTGCTGTGTATGGTTGCGCCTATGCTGCAATTACTGCTAAATACCACAGAGAACACTTGGCCCCAGTAACAGCACAGGGGAGTCCTGAAGAAAAAGAGCCATTTGATAGTTCCTTGGCTTAA